A genome region from Variovorax paradoxus includes the following:
- a CDS encoding phage portal protein: MRSLSVFSAMANGARQKASGPLQSVPTRGGWWPVVREAFTGAWQQNIEWSVDTALAYHAVYACITLIAADIGKLRPKLMEQDANGIWNETDSPAYSPVLRKPNRFQNHIQFKEQWITSKLMRGNAYALKERDDRGVVRREYLLDPTRVQPLVSPDGSVFYQLGGDYLARVTDGGVTVPASEIIHDRMNCIFHPLVGTSPLFACGLAASQGLKIQEDSTRFFANGARPGGVLTAPGAISDETAKRLKDHWDENYGGAKAGKVAVLGDNLKFEPMRMSAVEAELIAQLKWTAEVVCSCFHVPPFKIGHGDLPTGQKVGDMNQIYYTDCLQSLIESMELCQDEGLGLDVRIDGRGPMGTELELDGLLRMDPSSQTDILVKRVGGSIDTPNEARKALNRGPLTGGDTVYMQQQNYSLAALAERDKGNPLAAPATAPAPAPAVAPAPAPPDDAAAQEARDFLDYIQKELTHAA, translated from the coding sequence ATGCGTAGCTTGTCCGTCTTTTCGGCCATGGCCAACGGCGCCCGGCAGAAGGCCAGCGGCCCGCTGCAGTCCGTGCCGACGCGCGGCGGATGGTGGCCGGTCGTGCGAGAGGCCTTCACCGGTGCCTGGCAGCAGAACATCGAGTGGAGCGTCGACACTGCGCTGGCCTACCACGCTGTGTACGCCTGCATTACGCTGATCGCGGCCGACATCGGCAAGCTGCGACCGAAGCTGATGGAGCAGGATGCTAACGGCATCTGGAACGAGACGGACAGCCCCGCCTACTCGCCGGTGCTGCGCAAGCCCAACCGCTTCCAGAACCACATCCAGTTCAAGGAGCAGTGGATCACTTCAAAGCTCATGCGCGGCAATGCGTATGCGCTGAAGGAGCGCGACGATCGAGGTGTTGTGAGGCGCGAGTACCTTCTGGACCCGACGCGCGTGCAGCCGCTCGTGTCGCCGGACGGCTCGGTCTTCTACCAGCTGGGCGGCGATTACCTTGCCCGCGTGACGGACGGCGGCGTCACGGTGCCGGCGAGCGAGATCATCCACGACCGGATGAACTGCATCTTTCATCCGCTGGTTGGCACCTCGCCGCTGTTCGCATGCGGCCTTGCCGCGAGCCAGGGCCTGAAGATCCAGGAGGACTCGACTCGCTTCTTCGCCAACGGCGCGCGGCCGGGCGGCGTGCTGACCGCACCTGGTGCCATCAGCGACGAGACCGCCAAGCGCCTGAAGGACCACTGGGACGAGAACTATGGTGGCGCGAAGGCTGGCAAGGTCGCCGTGCTCGGAGATAACCTGAAGTTCGAGCCGATGCGCATGTCCGCGGTGGAGGCTGAGCTCATCGCACAGCTGAAGTGGACGGCCGAGGTAGTTTGCTCGTGCTTCCACGTGCCGCCATTCAAGATCGGGCACGGCGACCTGCCGACTGGCCAGAAGGTCGGCGACATGAACCAGATCTACTACACCGACTGCCTGCAGTCGCTGATCGAGAGCATGGAGCTGTGCCAGGACGAGGGCCTCGGGCTCGACGTTCGGATCGACGGCCGCGGTCCCATGGGCACCGAGCTTGAGCTGGATGGCTTGCTGCGAATGGACCCCTCCTCCCAAACCGACATCCTGGTGAAGCGCGTGGGCGGATCGATCGATACCCCGAACGAAGCTCGGAAGGCGCTCAACCGCGGGCCGCTGACCGGCGGCGACACCGTCTACATGCAGCAGCAGAACTACTCGCTGGCCGCACTGGCGGAACGAGACAAGGGCAACCCGCTCGCAGCGCCAGCGACTGCTCCTGCGCCTGCGCCCGCTGTGGCGCCCGCGCCTGCACCGCCAGATGACGCCGCCGCGCAGGAGGCGCGCGACTTCCTCGACTACATCCAGAAGGAACTGACCCATGCGGCCTGA